One genomic segment of Coffea arabica cultivar ET-39 chromosome 6e, Coffea Arabica ET-39 HiFi, whole genome shotgun sequence includes these proteins:
- the LOC113695777 gene encoding uncharacterized protein At4g15970 isoform X2: MTTLNEAWAAKDSIFDLFIESFKIGNKTEGLLKHLLVIALDQKAYARCLKSKLHCYSLRTDGIDFSGEAYFMSADYLKMMWRRVQFLTKVLDMGYNFLFSDADIMWFRDPFPHFYPDADFQIACDYFRGNPSDIDNAPNGGFTYVKSNNKTRQFYRFWHDSRILYPKYHDQDVLNKIKRDPCIQQMGLKIKFFDTAYIGGFCEPSRDLNKVCTMHANCCAGLENKVHDLKIMLEDWRKYMKLPESNRSDHSWTVPQLCGLASFGRHKSTNKTSEGT, encoded by the exons ATGACAACTCTGAATGAAGCATGGGCAGCAAAAGATTCAATATTTGATCTTTTCATTGAAAGCTTCAAAATTGGGAATAAAACAGAAGGGCTATTGAAGCACTTGTTAGTGATTGCATTGGATCAAAAAGCATATGCTCGATGCTTAAAATCAAAGCTTCATTGCTATAGCCTCAGAACTGATGGCATTGATTTTTCTGGGGAGGCATATTTTATGAGTGCAGACTACTTGAAGATGATGTGGAGGAGGGTTCAGTTTCTTACAAAAGTTCTTGATATGGGATATAACTTCCTTTTTTCG GATGCAGATATAATGTGGTTTCGAGATCCATTTCCACATTTCTATCCAGATGCTGATTTCCAGATTGCTTGTGATTATTTTCGGGGCAACCCTTCGGACATAGACAATGCACCTAATGGAGGTTTCACCTACGTGAAATCAAACAACAAAACAAGACAATTCTACAGGTTTTGGCACGACTCAAGAATCCTTTATCCAAAATATCACGATCAAGATGTCCTCAACAAGATTAAACGTGATCCCTGCATCCAGCAGATGGGACTAAAAATCAAGTTCTTTGATACAGCTTATATTGGAGGATTTTGTGAACCTAGTAGAGACTTGAACAAGGTATGCACCATGCATGCAAATTGCTGTGCTGGTTTAGAGAATAAAGTCCATGACCTTAAAATCATGCTTGAGGATTGGAGAAAGTATATGAAACTACCTGAAAGCAATAGATCGGACCATTCTTGGACAGTTCCACAGCTTTGCGG CCTTGCATCTTTTGGCCGTCATAAATCAACCAACAAAACCTCAGAAGGAACATGA
- the LOC113695777 gene encoding uncharacterized protein At4g15970 isoform X1 yields the protein MLLGVINSACRILKFDLELYELNRVLQKAATTNRTVIMTTLNEAWAAKDSIFDLFIESFKIGNKTEGLLKHLLVIALDQKAYARCLKSKLHCYSLRTDGIDFSGEAYFMSADYLKMMWRRVQFLTKVLDMGYNFLFSDADIMWFRDPFPHFYPDADFQIACDYFRGNPSDIDNAPNGGFTYVKSNNKTRQFYRFWHDSRILYPKYHDQDVLNKIKRDPCIQQMGLKIKFFDTAYIGGFCEPSRDLNKVCTMHANCCAGLENKVHDLKIMLEDWRKYMKLPESNRSDHSWTVPQLCGLASFGRHKSTNKTSEGT from the exons ATGTTATTGGGTGTTATTAATTCTGCTTGCCGCATATTGAAGTTTGATTTA GAACTTTATGAGTTGAATAGAGTCTTACAAAAGGCAGCCACAACGAACAGAACTGTTATTATGACAACTCTGAATGAAGCATGGGCAGCAAAAGATTCAATATTTGATCTTTTCATTGAAAGCTTCAAAATTGGGAATAAAACAGAAGGGCTATTGAAGCACTTGTTAGTGATTGCATTGGATCAAAAAGCATATGCTCGATGCTTAAAATCAAAGCTTCATTGCTATAGCCTCAGAACTGATGGCATTGATTTTTCTGGGGAGGCATATTTTATGAGTGCAGACTACTTGAAGATGATGTGGAGGAGGGTTCAGTTTCTTACAAAAGTTCTTGATATGGGATATAACTTCCTTTTTTCG GATGCAGATATAATGTGGTTTCGAGATCCATTTCCACATTTCTATCCAGATGCTGATTTCCAGATTGCTTGTGATTATTTTCGGGGCAACCCTTCGGACATAGACAATGCACCTAATGGAGGTTTCACCTACGTGAAATCAAACAACAAAACAAGACAATTCTACAGGTTTTGGCACGACTCAAGAATCCTTTATCCAAAATATCACGATCAAGATGTCCTCAACAAGATTAAACGTGATCCCTGCATCCAGCAGATGGGACTAAAAATCAAGTTCTTTGATACAGCTTATATTGGAGGATTTTGTGAACCTAGTAGAGACTTGAACAAGGTATGCACCATGCATGCAAATTGCTGTGCTGGTTTAGAGAATAAAGTCCATGACCTTAAAATCATGCTTGAGGATTGGAGAAAGTATATGAAACTACCTGAAAGCAATAGATCGGACCATTCTTGGACAGTTCCACAGCTTTGCGG CCTTGCATCTTTTGGCCGTCATAAATCAACCAACAAAACCTCAGAAGGAACATGA